A region from the Dendropsophus ebraccatus isolate aDenEbr1 chromosome 1, aDenEbr1.pat, whole genome shotgun sequence genome encodes:
- the ATP5F1C gene encoding ATP synthase subunit gamma, mitochondrial isoform X1: MRLLRCLTLPAVTMLSRSSVLIYQPQWGQVRNMATLKDISIRLKSIKNIQKITKSMKMVAAAKYSRAERELKPARVYGTGALALYDKAEIKAPEDKKKHLIIGVSSDRGLCGAIHTSVAKAIKHEISSLSETGKEVKVVGVGDKLRGLLQRTHSEHFLVTFKEVGRKPPSFGDASVIASELLNSGYEFDLGSVVFNRFRSVISYKTDEKPFFSLDTVSNSESITVYDDIDADVLRNYQEFSLANVIYYTLKESTTSEQSARMTAMDNASKNASEMIDKLTLTFNRTRQAVITKELIEIISGAAAL; this comes from the exons ATGCGCCTACTGCGCTGTCTGACCTTGCCTGCAGTCACCATGTTGTCCCGCAGCAGCGTCCTGATCTATCAGCCACAATG GGGTCAAGTCAGAAACATGGCAACCTTGAAGGACA TTAGCATACGATTGAAATCCATCAAGAATATCCAGAAGATCACAAAGTCCATGAAGATGGTGGCAGCAGCCAAGTACTCTAGAGCCGAAAGAGAGCTGAAACCAGCTAGAGTATATGGAACCGGAGCTCTAG CATTGTATGACAAAGCTGAAATTAAGGCCCCTGAAGACAAGAAAAAGCATCTTATTATTGGGGTGTCCTCTGATAGAGGTCTTTGTGGTGCTATTCATACCTCTGTGGCCAAAGCCATTAAGCATGAAATTTCCTCACTTTCTGAGACTGGCAAAGAAGTAAAAGTTGTTGGAGTTGGAGACAAGTTGAGAGGCTTGCTTCAGAG GACCCATAGTGAGCACTTCCTTGTGACCTTTAAGGAAGTTGGCAGGAAGCCTCCTAGTTTTGGTGATGCATCTGTGATTGCTTCAGAGCTGCTGAACTCCGGTTATGAGTTTGACCTGGGTTCCGTTGTGTTCAATAGATTCAG GTCTGTGATCTCTTACAAGACTGATGAAAAGCCATTCTTCTCCTTGGACACCGTTTCAAATTCTG AGAGCATCACTGTCTATGATGACATTGACGCAGATGTGCTGAGAAATTACCAGGAGTTTTCTTTGGCCAATGTCATCTACTACACGTTGAAGGAGTCCACCACTAGTGAGCAGAGTGCTAGGATGACCGCTATGGACAACGCCAGCAAGAATGCTT CCGAGATGATTGACAAGTTGACATTGACTTTCAACCGCACCCGTCAAGCCGTCATCACCAAGGAGCTTATTGAGATCATCTCtggcgctgctgctct ATAA
- the ATP5F1C gene encoding ATP synthase subunit gamma, mitochondrial isoform X2, which translates to MRLLRCLTLPAVTMLSRSSVLIYQPQWGQVRNMATLKDISIRLKSIKNIQKITKSMKMVAAAKYSRAERELKPARVYGTGALALYDKAEIKAPEDKKKHLIIGVSSDRGLCGAIHTSVAKAIKHEISSLSETGKEVKVVGVGDKLRGLLQRTHSEHFLVTFKEVGRKPPSFGDASVIASELLNSGYEFDLGSVVFNRFRSVISYKTDEKPFFSLDTVSNSESITVYDDIDADVLRNYQEFSLANVIYYTLKESTTSEQSARMTAMDNASKNASEMIDKLTLTFNRTRQAVITKELIEIISGAAAL; encoded by the exons ATGCGCCTACTGCGCTGTCTGACCTTGCCTGCAGTCACCATGTTGTCCCGCAGCAGCGTCCTGATCTATCAGCCACAATG GGGTCAAGTCAGAAACATGGCAACCTTGAAGGACA TTAGCATACGATTGAAATCCATCAAGAATATCCAGAAGATCACAAAGTCCATGAAGATGGTGGCAGCAGCCAAGTACTCTAGAGCCGAAAGAGAGCTGAAACCAGCTAGAGTATATGGAACCGGAGCTCTAG CATTGTATGACAAAGCTGAAATTAAGGCCCCTGAAGACAAGAAAAAGCATCTTATTATTGGGGTGTCCTCTGATAGAGGTCTTTGTGGTGCTATTCATACCTCTGTGGCCAAAGCCATTAAGCATGAAATTTCCTCACTTTCTGAGACTGGCAAAGAAGTAAAAGTTGTTGGAGTTGGAGACAAGTTGAGAGGCTTGCTTCAGAG GACCCATAGTGAGCACTTCCTTGTGACCTTTAAGGAAGTTGGCAGGAAGCCTCCTAGTTTTGGTGATGCATCTGTGATTGCTTCAGAGCTGCTGAACTCCGGTTATGAGTTTGACCTGGGTTCCGTTGTGTTCAATAGATTCAG GTCTGTGATCTCTTACAAGACTGATGAAAAGCCATTCTTCTCCTTGGACACCGTTTCAAATTCTG AGAGCATCACTGTCTATGATGACATTGACGCAGATGTGCTGAGAAATTACCAGGAGTTTTCTTTGGCCAATGTCATCTACTACACGTTGAAGGAGTCCACCACTAGTGAGCAGAGTGCTAGGATGACCGCTATGGACAACGCCAGCAAGAATGCTT CCGAGATGATTGACAAGTTGACATTGACTTTCAACCGCACCCGTCAAGCCGTCATCACCAAGGAGCTTATTGAGATCATCTCtggcgctgctgctctgtaa